The Scophthalmus maximus strain ysfricsl-2021 chromosome 7, ASM2237912v1, whole genome shotgun sequence genome includes a window with the following:
- the LOC118315112 gene encoding myosin heavy chain, fast skeletal muscle isoform X1 translates to MSTDAEMAIYGKAAIYLRKPERERIEAQNKPFDAKAACYVADAKELYLKGTIVKKDGAKVTVKVLDTSEERTVKEDDVTPMNPPKYDKIEDMAMMTHLNEASVLYNLKERYAAWMIYTYSGLFCATVNPYKWLPVYDAEVVSAYRGKKRMEAPPHIFSVSDNAFQNMLTDRENQSVLITGESGAGKTVNTKRVIQYFATISVGGDKKKPEAGKFQGSLEDQIIAANPLLEAYGNAKTVRNDNSSRFGKFIRIHFGTTGKLASADIETYLLEKSRVTYQLSEERGYHIFYQMMTNHIPGLIDMALITTNPYDFPLISMGQITVASIDDKVELEATDNAIDILGFTGEEKMGIYKLTGAVLHHGNMKFKQKQREEQAEPDGTEDADKVAYLLGLNSADMLKALCYPRVKVGNEYVTKGQTVPQVSNSVTALAKSIYERMFLWMVIRINQMLDTKQQRNSYIGVLDIAGFEIFDFNTLEQLCINFTNEKLQQFFNHHMFVLEQEEYKKEGIIWEFIDFGMDLAACIELIEKPMGIFSILEEECMFPKATDTSFKNKLYDQHLGKNKAFEKPKPSKTKAEAHFSLVHYAGTVDYNISGWLDKNKDPLNESVLQLYAKSSVKLVAVLYPPPAAEDTTKKGGKKKGGSMQTVSSQFRENLGKLMTNLRSTHPHFVRCLIPNESKTPGLMENFLVIHQLRCNGVLEGIRICRKGFPSRILYADFKQRYKVLNASVIPEGQFIDNKKASEKLLGSIDVNHDEYKFGHTKVFFKAGLLGTLEEMRDDKLATLVTMTQALCRAYLMRKEFVKMTERREAIYTIQYNVRSFMNVKHWPWMKVYYKIKPLLKTAETEKELASMKENYDKMTTDLATALAKKKELEEKMVSLLQEKNDLQLQVASESENLNDAEERCEGLIKSKIQMEAKLKETTERLEDEEEINAELTAKKRKLEDECSELKKDIDDLELTLAKVEKEKHATENKVKNLTEEMASQDESIAKLTKEKKALQEAHQQTLDDLQAEEDKVNTLTKAKTKLEQQVDDLEGSLEQEKKLRMDLERAKRKLEGDLKLAQESIMDLENDKQQSDEKLKKKDFETSQLLSKIEDEQSMGAQLQKKIKELQARIEELEEEIEAERAARAKVEKQRADLSRELEEISERLEEAGGATASQIEMNKKREAEFQKLRRDLEESTLQHEATAASLRKKQADSVAELGEQIDNLQRVKQKLEKEKSEYKMEIDDLSSNMEAVAKAKGNLEKMCRTLEDQHSELKTKNDENVRQINDVSGQKARLLTENGEFARQIEEKEALVSQLTRGKQAFTQQVEELKRQIEEEVKAKNALAHGVQSARHDCDLLREQFEEEQEAKAELQRGMSKANSEVAQWRSKYETDAIQRTEELEESKKKLAQRLQEAEEQIEAVNSKCASLEKTKQRLQSEVEDLMIDVERANGLAANLDKKQRNFDKVLAEWKQKYEEGQSELEGAQKEARSLSTELFKMKNSYEESLDQLETMKRENKNLQQEISDLTEQIGETGKSIHELEKTKKQVETEKAEIQTALEEAEGTLEHEESKILRVQLELNQIKGEVDRKLAEKDEEMEQIKRNSQRVIDSMQSTLDSEVRSRNDALRIKKKMEGDLNEMEIQLSHANRQAAESQKQLRNVQAQLKDAQLHLDDACRAQDDLKEQAAMVDRRNGLMVAEIEELRSALEQTERGRKVAEQELVDASERVGLLHSQNTSLLNTKKKLESDLVQIQSEVDDTVQEARNAEDKAKKAITDAAMMAEELKKEQDTSSHLERMKKNLEVTVKDLQHRLDEAENLAMKGGKKQLQKLESRVRELETEVEAEQRRGADAIKGVRKYERRVKELTYQTEEDKKNVTRLQDLVDKLQLKVKAYKRQAEEAEEQANVHLSKCRKVQHELEEAEERADIAESQVNKLRVKSRDSGKVSLVKQQ, encoded by the exons ATGAGTACGGACGCAGAGATGGCCATTTATGGCAAGGCTGCCATTTACCTCCGTaagccagagagggagagaattgaggctcaaaacaaaccatttGATGCCAAGGCTGCCTGCTATGTGGCCGATGCCAAAGAGCTGTACTTGAAGGGAACAATCGTCAAGAAAGATGGTGCCAAAGTCACTGTCAAAGTCCTGGACACCTCGGAG GAGAGGACAGTTAAAGAGGATGACGTCACTCCAATGAACCCTCCCAAGTATGACAAAATTGAGGACATGGCTATGATGACCCATCTCAATGAAGCCTCTGTCCTGTATAATCTCAAAGAGCGTTATGCAGCATGGATGATCTAC ACCTACTCTGGATTGTTCTGTGCCACCGTGAACCCCTATAAGTGGCTCCCAGTGTACGATGCTGAAGTTGTAAGTGCCTATAGAGGCAAGAAGCGTATGGAGGCTCCACCCCacatcttctctgtctctgacaaCGCTTTTCAGAACATGCTTACTG ATAGGGAGAACCAGTCTGTCTTGATCAC TGGAGAATCTGGTGCTGGAAAGACTGTGAACACCAAGCGTGTCATCCAATACTTTGCAACAATCTCAGTGGGAGGAGATAAGAAGAAGCCAGAAGCTGGCAAATTTCAA GGTTCACTGGAAGATCAGATTATTGCAGCCAATCCCCTGCTGGAGGCCTACGGTAATGCCAAAACTGTGAGGAATGACAACTCTTCTCGTTTT GGTAAATTCATCAGAATTCATTTCGGCACAACTGGCAAACTGGCTAGTGCTGATATTGAGACAT ATCTGCTGGAGAAGTCAAGAGTAACATACCAGCTTTCTGAGGAGAGAGGTTACCACATCTTCTACCAGATGATGACAAACCACATACCTGGGCTGATTG ACATGGCCCTCATCACAACCAACCCCTATGACTTCCCACTGATCAGCATGGGTCAGATCACTGTGGCCAGCATTGATGACAAAGTTGAGCTGGAAGCCACTGAT AACGCTATTGATATCCTGGGCTTCACTGGTGAAGAGAAGATGGGCATCTACAAGCTGACTGGTGCTGTGCTCcaccatggtaacatgaagtTCAAGCAGAAGCAGCGTGAGGAGCAGGCTGAGCCTGATGGCACAGAAG ATGCTGACAAGGTTGCTTATCTGTTGGGTCTGAACTCTGCTGACATGCTGAAGGCTCTGTGCTATCCCAGAGTGAAGGTCGGAAATGAGTATGTCACCAAGGGACAGACTGTACCTCAG gTGTCAAACTCAGTGACAGCCCTGGCCAAGTCTATCTATGAGAGGATGTTCTTGTGGATGGTTATCCGTATCAACCAGATGTTGGACACTAAGCAGCAAAGGAACTCCTACATTGGTGTCCTGGATATTGCCGGCTTTGAAATCTTTGAT TTCAACACCTTGGAGCAGCTGTGCATCAACTTCACCAATGAGAAACTGCAACAGTTCTTCAACCACCACATGTTCGTCCTGGAGCAAGAGGAGTACAAGAAGGAGGGTATTATCTGGGAGTTCATTGACTTTGGCATGGACTTGGCTGCCTGCATTGAGCTGATTGAAAAG CCCATGGGCATCTTCTCCATCCTTGAAGAGGAGTGCATGTTCCCCAAGGCTACAGACACATCCTTCAAGAATAAGCTTTATGATCAGCATCTTGGCAAAAACAAAGCATTTGAGAAGCCAAAACCCAGCAAGACCAAGGCTGAGGCGCACTTCTCCCTGGTGCACTATGCTGGTACTGTGGACTACAATATCTCTGGCTGGCTGGACAAGAACAAGGACCCACTGAATGAGTCTGTTCTGCAGCTGTACGCAAAGTCCTCAGTTAAACTGGTGGCTGTCCTctatcctcctcctgctgctgagg ATACTACcaagaagggaggaaagaagaagggTGGTTCTATGCAGACTGTGTCTTCACAGTTTAGG GAGAACTTGGGCAAGCTGATGACTAACTTGAGGAGCACCCATCCTCACTTTGTGCGCTGCCTGATTCCCAATGAGTCAAAGACTCCAG GTTTGATGGAGAACTTCCTGGTCATCCACCAGCTCAGGTGTAATGGTGTACTGGAAGGTATCAGAATCTGCAGAAAAGGTTTCCCCAGCAGAATCCTCTATGCTGATTTCAAGCAGAG GTACAAGGTATTGAATGCCAGTGTCATCCCTGAGGGCCAGTTCATTGACAACAAGAAGGCTTCAGAGAAGCTGCTTGGATCAATTGATGTTAACCATGATGAGTACAAATTTGGACACACAAAG GTGTTCTTCAAGGCTGGTCTACTGGGTACCCttgaggagatgagagatgacAAGCTGGCAACGCTGGTCACCATGACTCAGGCTCTCTGCCGTGCTTACCTCATGAGAAAGGAGTTTGTGAAGATGACAGAAAGGAG GGAAGCAATCTATACCATCCAGTACAACGTCCGCTCATTCATGAATGTGAAACATTGGCCATGGATGAAGGTGTACTACAAGATCAAGCCTCTGCTGAAGACTGCTGAAACTGAAAAGGAGCTGGCTAGTATGAAGGAGAACTATGATAAGATGACCACAGACTTGGCTACTGCACTGGCCAAGAAGAAGGAACTGGAAGAGAAGATGGTGTCtcttctgcaggagaagaaTGATCTGCAGCTCCAAGTGGCATCC GAATCAGAGAATCTAAACGATGCTGAGGAAAGATGTGAGGGACTCATCAAGAGTAAGATTCAGATGGAGGCCAAACTCAAGGAAACAACTGAGAGactggaggatgaagaggaaatcAATGCCGAGCTTACTGCCAAGAAGAGAAAGCTTGAGGATGAATGCTCTGAGCTTAAGAAGGATATTGATGATCTGGAGCTTACATTGGCcaaggtggagaaggagaaacacGCCACTGAGAACAAg GTCAAAAACCTGACAGAGGAGATGGCCTCTCAGGATGAGAGCATTGCTAAGCTGACCAAGGAGAAGAAAGCCCTTCAGGAGGCTCATCAGCAGACTCTGGATGACCTCCAGGCTGAGGAAGACAAAGTCAACACTTTGACCAAGGCCAAGACCAAGCTTGAGCAGCAAGTCGATGAT CTCGAGGGTTCTTTGGAACAAGAGAAGAAGCTGCGTATGGACCTTGAAAGAGCCAAGAGAAAGCTGGAGGGCGATCTGAAACTGGCCCAGGAATCCATCATGGATCTTGAGAATGACAAGCAGCAGTCGGACGAGAAACTGAAAAA GAAGGACTTTGAAACCAGTCAACTCCTAAGCAAGATTGAGGATGAGCAGTCAATGGGCGCTCAGCTTCAGAAGAAGATCAAGGAGCTTCAG GCCCGTATTgaggaactggaggaggagattgaggCTGAGCGTGCAGCTCGTGCCAAGGTTGAGAAGCAGAGGGCTGATCTCTCCAGGGAACTTGAGGAGATCAGTGAGAGGCTGGAGGAAGCTGGTGGTGCCACTGCTTCTCAGATTGAGATGAACAAGAAGCGTGAGGCTGAATTCCAGAAGCTCCGTCGTGACCTTGAGGAGTCCACTCTGCAGCATGAAGCCACTGCTGCTTCTCTTCGCAAGAAACAGGCTGACAGCGTTGCTGAGCTGGGAGAGCAGATCGACAACCTCCAGCGTGTCAAGCAGAAgcttgaaaaggaaaagagtgaaTACAAGATGGAGATTGACGACCTGTCCAGCAACATGGAGGCTGTTGCCAAAGCAAAG GGAAATCTTGAAAAGATGTGCCGTACTCTTGAGGACCAACATAGCGAACTGAAGACCAAGAATGATGAAAATGTCCGTCAAATCAATGACGTCAGTGGACAGAAAGCACGTCTCCTGACAGAAAATG GTGAATTTGCCCGTCAAATTGAAGAGAAGGAAGCTCTTGTCTCCCAGTTGACCAGAGGCAAACAGGCCTTCACACAACAGGTTGAGGAGCTGAAGAGACAGATTGAGGAGGAGGTTAAG GCCAAGAATGCTCTTGCCCATGGAGTGCAATCTGCCCGCCATGACTGTGATCTGCTGAGGGAACAGtttgaggaggagcaggaggccaagGCTGAGCTGCAGCGTGGAATGTCCAAGGCCAACAGTGAGGTGGCTCAGTGGAGATCTAAGTATGAAACTGATGCTATCCAGCGCACTGAGGAGCTTGAAGAGTCCAA gaaaaagcttGCCCAGCGTCTTCAGGAAGCTGAGGAGCAGATCGAGGCTGTAAACTCCAAGTGTGCATCTCtggagaaaaccaaacagaggCTCCAGAGTGAGGTGGAGGACCTCATGATTGATGTCGAGAGGGCGAATGGGCTGGCTGCTAACCTGGACAAGAAGCAGAGGAACTTCGACAAG GTTTTGGCAGAGTGGAAACAGAAGTACGAGGAGGGTCAGTCAGAACTTGAAGGAGCTCAGAAGGAGGCTCGTTCTCTCAGCACTGAGCTGTTCAAGATGAAGAACTCTTATGAGGAATCTCTGGATCAGCTGGAGACCATGAAGCGTGAAAACAAGAACTTGCAAC aggagaTCTCTGATCTGACTGAACAGATTGGTGAGACTGGCAAGAGCATCCATGAGCTGGAAAAGACCAAGAagcaggtggagacagagaaagcTGAGATCCAGACAGCTCTTGAGGAGGCTGAg GGAACTCTGGAACATGAAGAGTCCAAGATCCTGCGTGTCCAGCTGGAACTCAACCAGATCAAGGGTGAGGTGGACAGGAAGCTGGCAGAAAAAgatgaggagatggagcagatcAAGAGAAACAGTCAGAGGGTGATTGACTCCATGCAGAGCACTCTGGATTCTGAGGTCAGGAGCAGGAACGACGCCCTGAGAatcaagaagaagatggagggagacctGAATGAGATGGAGATTCAGCTCAGCCATGCCAATCGCCAGGCTGCTGAGTCCCAGAAGCAGCTGAGGAATGTGCAGGCACAGCTGAAG GATGCTCAATTGCACCTTGACGATGCTTGTAGAGCCCAGGATGACCTCAAGGAACAAGCTGCTATGGTAGATCGCAGGAACGGTCTCATGGTGGCTGAAATTGAGGAACTTAGATCTGCTctggaacagacagagagaggtcgCAAAGTTGCTGAACAGGAGCTGGTGGATGCCAGTGAGCGTGTTGGACTTCTGCACTCTCAG AACACAAGCCTTCTGAACACCAAGAAGAAGCTTGAGTCTGACCTGGTCCAGATCCAGAGTGAAGTTGATGACACTGTTCAGGAAGCAAGGAATGCAGAGGACAAGGCTAAGAAGGCCATCACTGAT GCTGCAATGATggcagaggagctgaagaaggagcaggATACAAGCTCTCAcctggagaggatgaagaagaacctgGAGGTCACTGTTAAGGACCTGCAGCACCGTCTGGATGAGGCTGAGAACCTGGCTATGAAGGGAGGCAAGAAGCAGCTCCAGAAACTGGAGTCTAGA GTGCGTGAGCTGGAGACAGAAGTTGAGGCTGAGCAGAGACGTGGAGCAGATGCTATTAAGGGTGTCCGCAAATAcgagaggagagtgaaggagCTCACCTATCAG ACtgaggaggacaagaaaaatGTTACCAGGCTGCAGGATCTGGTTGACAAGTTGCAGCTCAAGGTGAAGGCCTACAAGAGGCAGGCTGAGGAAGCG gaggagcaggccaaTGTTCACCTGTCCAAGTGCAGGAAGGTCCAGCATGAGCTGGAAGAGGCCGAGGAGCGTGCTGACATCGCAGAGTCCCAGGTCAACAAGTTGAGAGTCAAGAGCCGTGACTCTGGCAAGGTCAGTCTGGTCAAACAACAATAA